AGAAGGTCGAGGGAATTCCTGCCGTAACATCTAAGTTGATATCGTTACCTAAGTTTATGGTTATTCTGCCAGATTTGTGAATATTGAGATGGCCAATTTGTCCATTGAGTTTGGAGTTTTCTGCTTTGTCTTCCTTCAGCTTAGGTGAATATTCAGGTAAAAGTTTGGGTAATTGGAACAAGCTGAACTTATCATCATTGGATTCGAACAGTCTGCTCATCAATTGAGCAATGTGATCGTGATCTTCAGCCAACTTTTTCGCTTCCACTTGACTCAACATGTCAACTGGCTGAGATATCTTAGACTCCAAGTTGGCTTTAGTTTGAAGAACCCGCTGTAATTCTGTTTGCGCAGAGTATGCCACATCGTTTGTGCTCAAAGGCTCTTCCTTGACGGGACTAGGCTCTTTGGACACTCCGAGTGCAATGACTTCTGGAGGTTCCGAATCGTCTCTCACGGGCCTAACAGGGAATAATACTGTCTCTTCATCAGCAAACCTGTACTGCTTGGCCATATCGATCTTTGTCAAGCCGTCATCGCCCTCATCGTCAGACTCACTGGCAGAAACCCGAGCCAACTCGGCTGGTTGTTTCAATTTTAAGTTCAGTAAGAAATCAGGACTTGGAGAAGCTGAATTCACCACTTTTGTATCTTTGGCAAACCCACCAGACACGGCTCCAGAGGAAAGCAAACCGGAAGACAACACATGTGTGTTTGCGTATTGATTATGCCTGCCACCTCTTCCTCTGGCGGGTCTTTGGCCTCTTGGAGGTTTAGCtgatttgaacttgtctCTGTCTGAGGTATCTTCCTGTTTCACCTGCACATGTTTTGCCCGTTCTTCTTTGGACTTCCGTTCCACTGCCTTGGGCTTGAATTTCAACGAAGGCTTGACAGCTCCCGGTTGCTTGGTGTTCAACGATTCTAATCGGTTGGACATGTTTAGGCTCCTTTTATGTTTTTCTCAATTGATGTGATGAGGTCCCGCGCACTTGGCTGGAAAAAATTATATCTTTGAGAAGAGCATCGCCAGAGGACAGTTATGGCCAAGAGAAATACAAGGAAGACTCAGCAGAGTTTACCGGAGGACAATGAGATAGACGCCTtccacaacaacaaggaGAAGGTTTTGTTTGAGCAGGCGGGAGAATACGGTCCCAATAGAAGTGAATCTGAgtctgaagatgaagaagaagtgatgggtgttgaagatgatctCGATGAAGATTCAGAAGACGAGGAACAAGATAGTGCAATGGACGATGACGAGGACAAAGAacaggaagaagaagagggATGGGGAGGAAGAAAGAACTATTATGGAGGTGATGAAGTAGAAGATCCAGTTGATGCCAAACATATGACTGAGGAAGCTATAAGGCAACAGAAAAACaatttgaaagagttggGAATCGACGATTACTTGGACGAGGACTTGATGGAGGACTGGACCAAACAGGCGGAGGAATTCGACAGTAAAACCACCCTGAAGTCGCTGATGGTTATAAACGATGAGACTACtgatttggagaagttggatgCTTCAGAAAAAATGGAGTTATTGACAGAGTCTTTCCCTGAATTTGTTCCATTATTAAAGGAGTTGAACACGCTTAAACCATTATTGTCCAAGTTTAAAGCTTCGAGTGGCTTGCACCAGGTCAAAAAAGTAGCATTATCAGCATACCTTGGAGCCATCTCATCATATTTTTCACTCTTTGTGGACCATCTCCAAAGCGGCGAACCATTTGCCAGTATGAAAGAGCATCCTGTGATGGAGACGATTCTCACCACCCGACAAATATGGAAAGAAGCCGATAAGGTGAAGAACGTCAAAGAGCATGAAGACTCTGAAGACTCTGAAGACGAGTTCATGGATGCGAatgaaccagaagaagtcgaGCAAGAgcaagaggaagaagaggttgGAACTAgcagtgaagaagatgaaaccGATGAGTCTGAATCTTCGTCAGACGACTTAGACATCGATATCACCTCCAAACGTCatatcaaagaagttgCAAATGGAAACGTGGGTGACTATATTGAGGCAGATACAATTGACGACGTGGACGCGGAAGATAAACAGAGACGGAAGAAGTCGTTGAGATTCTACACATCCAAGATTGACCAGTCGCAAGCCAAAAACCCCGAGAAGTTTACAGGAGATCTTGATTTACCATACAAAGAAAGGTTATTTGAGAGAAAAcaaagacttcttgaagaggCCAGAAAAAGAGGGTTGGGTCAGGCAGCGGGACAGGAGTTGGGAGATGACTTGGACGACCGTGACAATGACTCTGAAGATGACAGAACTGTTAATGACGTGAATGACGTGAATGACGTGAATGACTACTATAATTCCTTGAAACAAAACAAGCAGCACAAGAAAGAAGCACGGAAAGTGGCCCACGAGAGGGCTGTCAGCTTGGCCAGAGAAGGTAAGTTGGCCGAAGGTAAGGAATTGGTGGGAGAGGATGGGAAGAGAGCTCTTAATTTccagatcttgaagaacaaggGTTTAACCaccaagaagagaaaggaAATCAGAAACTCCAGAGTCAAGAAGAGAATGAAATATGACcaggccaagaagaaactcaagtcTGTTAGACAAGTATATGATGGGGAAAAGAAAGGTCCATATGAAGGTGAAAAGACTGGTATTAAAAAGGGTATTTCCCGGTCTGTCAAATTGGCATAGATTAGCTAGTGAAAAGTTTGTTTCGCTTTCGCGCTTTTTGGATATGTACATAATATAAAACATAGAGACGGTGATGACATCTAAGGACAATGATGGACTGGAGCGCAAAAGTTCTCGGGTAAGCACCGACGATCTCTATCGGCGGTCGACCCAGTTCAAACTATGGTCTTTCACCAAAGACGAGTTAGAGACTATCagaaaatcatcaaatgAAAAGGGCAAAACCTATGCCAATGCCAAGTTCGATAAGGTATATGAACGGATCAAGGCCGAACAGACAGACATTTTCAGCAAATATGGCGGTGCAGAGCTCAGCAAGAATGTGCTAGTGGATCTCATTACGTTGCA
The sequence above is drawn from the Yamadazyma tenuis chromosome 3, complete sequence genome and encodes:
- the RPC53 gene encoding RNA polymerase III subunit C53 (EggNog:ENOG503NZ0M; COG:K) codes for the protein MSNRLESLNTKQPGAVKPSLKFKPKAVERKSKEERAKHVQVKQEDTSDRDKFKSAKPPRGQRPARGRGGRHNQYANTHVLSSGLLSSGAVSGGFAKDTKVVNSASPSPDFLSNLKLKQPAELARVSASESDDEGDDGLTKIDMAKQYRFADEETVLFPVRPVRDDSEPPEVIALGVSKEPSPVKEEPLSTNDVAYSAQTELQRVLQTKANLESKISQPVDMLSQVEAKKLAEDHDHIAQLMSRSFESNDDKFSLFQLPKLLPEYSPKSKEDKAENSKLNGQIGHLNIHKSGRITINLGNDINLDVTAGIPSTFLQEFVLLDLTPAPESPRIKTEEDMDIDAGIEINDQNNDNDEPKYQGTINKLGEVDGKFIATPII
- the SAS10 gene encoding something about silencing protein 10 (EggNog:ENOG503NYA0; COG:B; BUSCO:EOG09264BOA), giving the protein MAKRNTRKTQQSLPEDNEIDAFHNNKEKVLFEQAGEYGPNRSESESEDEEEVMGVEDDLDEDSEDEEQDSAMDDDEDKEQEEEEGWGGRKNYYGGDEVEDPVDAKHMTEEAIRQQKNNLKELGIDDYLDEDLMEDWTKQAEEFDSKTTSKSSMVINDETTDLEKLDASEKMELLTESFPEFVPLLKELNTLKPLLSKFKASSGLHQVKKVALSAYLGAISSYFSLFVDHLQSGEPFASMKEHPVMETILTTRQIWKEADKVKNVKEHEDSEDSEDEFMDANEPEEVEQEQEEEEVGTSSEEDETDESESSSDDLDIDITSKRHIKEVANGNVGDYIEADTIDDVDAEDKQRRKKSLRFYTSKIDQSQAKNPEKFTGDLDLPYKERLFERKQRLLEEARKRGLGQAAGQELGDDLDDRDNDSEDDRTVNDVNDVNDVNDYYNSLKQNKQHKKEARKVAHERAVSLAREGKLAEGKELVGEDGKRALNFQILKNKGLTTKKRKEIRNSRVKKRMKYDQAKKKLKSVRQVYDGEKKGPYEGEKTGIKKGISRSVKLA